A genomic region of Zea mays cultivar B73 chromosome 6, Zm-B73-REFERENCE-NAM-5.0, whole genome shotgun sequence contains the following coding sequences:
- the LOC100283852 gene encoding VTC2 translates to MEMKLTIRRVPTVVSNYQEDADKPRAGCGRNCLGDCCLPASKLPLYAFKLTPAKGSQEDAASTKLLVDILLSEWEDRMTRGLFRYDVTACETKVIPGNLGFVAQLNEGRHLKKRPTEFRVDRVLQPFDPAKFNFTKVGQEEVLFQFENSGGDDSYFLNNAPIIAVDRAPNVIAINVSPIEYGHVLLIPRVLDRLPQRIDPESFLLALQMAAEGGSPYFRLGYNSLGAFATINHLHFQAYYLSVPFPVEKAATHKIPLSEDTKKNGVTVSKLINYPVRGLVFEGGNTLDDLATVVSNACIWLQDNNVPYNVLISDCGKRVFLFPQCYAEKQALGEVSQELLDTQVNPAVWEISGHMVLKRRMDYEEASETSAWKLLAEVSLSEERFEEVKAYIFSAAGLVQYDEEEEEASDGEGPTAYVPVKVTPLPVAEGCLVLP, encoded by the exons ATGGAGATGAAGCTGACCATCAGGAGGGTGCCCACCGTCGTCTCCAACTACCAGGAGGACGCCGACAAGCCGCGCGCGGGCTGCGGGAGGAACTGCCTCGGCGACTGCTGCCTGCCTG CTTCCAAGCTTCCCCTCTACGCGTTCAAGTTGACTCCGGCAAAGGGCTCGCAGGAGGATGCTGCTTCAACCAAGTTACTTGTTGATATTCTCCTTAGTGAG TGGGAGGACAGGATGACTCGAGGCTTATTCCGCTACGATGTCACTGCCTGTGAGACCAAGGTCATTCCTGGCAACCTTGGGTTTGTTGCACAACTCAATGAAGGGCGCCATCTTAAGAAGCGCCCTACTGAGTTTCGTGTGGACCGTGTGCTCCAGCCGTTTGACCCTGCCAAATTCAATTTCACAAAAGTtggccaggaagaggttctcttCCAATTTGAGAATAGTGGTGGTGATGACAGCTATTTCCTGAACAACGCTCCAATCATTGCTGTTGATCGGGCTCCAAATGTTATTGCTATCAAT GTAAGCCCAATTGAATATGGACATGTGCTTCTCATTCCTCGTGTTCTGGACCGCCTGCCTCAGAGGATTGATCCAGAGAGCTTCTTGCTTGCACTGCAAATGGCAGCCGAGGGAGGTAGCCCATACTTCAGGCTTGGTTACAATAGCTTGGGTGCGTTTGCCACCATCAATCACCTCCACTTTCAG GCGTACTACTTGTCAGTGCCTTTCCCTGTTGAGAAGGCAGCTACCCACAAGATCCCACTCTCTGAGGACACGAAGAAGAATGGGGTGACCGTGTCCAAGCTGATAAATTATCCTGTGAGAGGCCTGGTATTTGAGGGAGGGAACACCCTGGACGACCTGGCCACTGTGGTTTCTAATGCTTGCATTTGGCTGCAAGACAACAATGTGCCTTACAATGTGCTCATTTCTGACTGTGGCAAGAGGGTTTTCCTGTTCCCCCAG TGCTACGCAGAGAAGCAGGCTCTGGGTGAAGTGAGCCAGGAGCTGCTGGACACTCAGGTGAACCCAGCTGTGTGGGAGATCAGTGGACACATGGTGCTGAAACGGAGGATGGACTATGAGGAGGCATCTGAAACCTCCGCGTGGAAACTCCTCGCCGAGGTCTCTCTCTCCGAGGAGCGCTTCGAGGAAGTGAAGGCGTACATCTTCAGCGCTGCTGGCCTGGTTCAGTatgatgaggaagaggaggaagcCAGCGACGGTGAGGGCCCTACGGCCTATGTTCCTGTCAAGGTTACCCCTCTGCCCGTCGCTGAAGGGTGCCTCGTCCTCCCGTGA
- the LOC100283852 gene encoding VTC2 isoform X1 — translation MLLQPSYLLIFSLVSPLLRACLGPRDLEGIEEAKILYAFKLTPAKGSQEDAASTKLLVDILLSEWEDRMTRGLFRYDVTACETKVIPGNLGFVAQLNEGRHLKKRPTEFRVDRVLQPFDPAKFNFTKVGQEEVLFQFENSGGDDSYFLNNAPIIAVDRAPNVIAINVSPIEYGHVLLIPRVLDRLPQRIDPESFLLALQMAAEGGSPYFRLGYNSLGAFATINHLHFQAYYLSVPFPVEKAATHKIPLSEDTKKNGVTVSKLINYPVRGLVFEGGNTLDDLATVVSNACIWLQDNNVPYNVLISDCGKRVFLFPQCYAEKQALGEVSQELLDTQVNPAVWEISGHMVLKRRMDYEEASETSAWKLLAEVSLSEERFEEVKAYIFSAAGLVQYDEEEEEASDGEGPTAYVPVKVTPLPVAEGCLVLP, via the exons ATGCTGCTTCAACCAAGTTACTTGTTGATATTCTCCTTAGTGAG TCCCCtgcttagggcttgtttgggaccAAGGGATTTGGAGGGGATTGAAGAGGCTAAAATCCTCTACGCGTTCAAGTTGACTCCGGCAAAGGGCTCGCAGGAGGATGCTGCTTCAACCAAGTTACTTGTTGATATCCTCCTTAGTGAG TGGGAGGACAGGATGACTCGAGGCTTATTCCGCTACGATGTCACTGCCTGTGAGACCAAGGTCATTCCTGGCAACCTTGGGTTTGTTGCACAACTCAATGAAGGGCGCCATCTTAAGAAGCGCCCTACTGAGTTTCGTGTGGACCGTGTGCTCCAGCCGTTTGACCCTGCCAAATTCAATTTCACAAAAGTtggccaggaagaggttctcttCCAATTTGAGAATAGTGGTGGTGATGACAGCTATTTCCTGAACAACGCTCCAATCATTGCTGTTGATCGGGCTCCAAATGTTATTGCTATCAAT GTAAGCCCAATTGAATATGGACATGTGCTTCTCATTCCTCGTGTTCTGGACCGCCTGCCTCAGAGGATTGATCCAGAGAGCTTCTTGCTTGCACTGCAAATGGCAGCCGAGGGAGGTAGCCCATACTTCAGGCTTGGTTACAATAGCTTGGGTGCGTTTGCCACCATCAATCACCTCCACTTTCAG GCGTACTACTTGTCAGTGCCTTTCCCTGTTGAGAAGGCAGCTACCCACAAGATCCCACTCTCTGAGGACACGAAGAAGAATGGGGTGACCGTGTCCAAGCTGATAAATTATCCTGTGAGAGGCCTGGTATTTGAGGGAGGGAACACCCTGGACGACCTGGCCACTGTGGTTTCTAATGCTTGCATTTGGCTGCAAGACAACAATGTGCCTTACAATGTGCTCATTTCTGACTGTGGCAAGAGGGTTTTCCTGTTCCCCCAG TGCTACGCAGAGAAGCAGGCTCTGGGTGAAGTGAGCCAGGAGCTGCTGGACACTCAGGTGAACCCAGCTGTGTGGGAGATCAGTGGACACATGGTGCTGAAACGGAGGATGGACTATGAGGAGGCATCTGAAACCTCCGCGTGGAAACTCCTCGCCGAGGTCTCTCTCTCCGAGGAGCGCTTCGAGGAAGTGAAGGCGTACATCTTCAGCGCTGCTGGCCTGGTTCAGTatgatgaggaagaggaggaagcCAGCGACGGTGAGGGCCCTACGGCCTATGTTCCTGTCAAGGTTACCCCTCTGCCCGTCGCTGAAGGGTGCCTCGTCCTCCCGTGA
- the LOC100283852 gene encoding VTC2 isoform X2: MLLQPSYLLIFSLVRACLGPRDLEGIEEAKILYAFKLTPAKGSQEDAASTKLLVDILLSEWEDRMTRGLFRYDVTACETKVIPGNLGFVAQLNEGRHLKKRPTEFRVDRVLQPFDPAKFNFTKVGQEEVLFQFENSGGDDSYFLNNAPIIAVDRAPNVIAINVSPIEYGHVLLIPRVLDRLPQRIDPESFLLALQMAAEGGSPYFRLGYNSLGAFATINHLHFQAYYLSVPFPVEKAATHKIPLSEDTKKNGVTVSKLINYPVRGLVFEGGNTLDDLATVVSNACIWLQDNNVPYNVLISDCGKRVFLFPQCYAEKQALGEVSQELLDTQVNPAVWEISGHMVLKRRMDYEEASETSAWKLLAEVSLSEERFEEVKAYIFSAAGLVQYDEEEEEASDGEGPTAYVPVKVTPLPVAEGCLVLP, encoded by the exons ATGCTGCTTCAACCAAGTTACTTGTTGATATTCTCCTTAGTGAG ggcttgtttgggaccAAGGGATTTGGAGGGGATTGAAGAGGCTAAAATCCTCTACGCGTTCAAGTTGACTCCGGCAAAGGGCTCGCAGGAGGATGCTGCTTCAACCAAGTTACTTGTTGATATCCTCCTTAGTGAG TGGGAGGACAGGATGACTCGAGGCTTATTCCGCTACGATGTCACTGCCTGTGAGACCAAGGTCATTCCTGGCAACCTTGGGTTTGTTGCACAACTCAATGAAGGGCGCCATCTTAAGAAGCGCCCTACTGAGTTTCGTGTGGACCGTGTGCTCCAGCCGTTTGACCCTGCCAAATTCAATTTCACAAAAGTtggccaggaagaggttctcttCCAATTTGAGAATAGTGGTGGTGATGACAGCTATTTCCTGAACAACGCTCCAATCATTGCTGTTGATCGGGCTCCAAATGTTATTGCTATCAAT GTAAGCCCAATTGAATATGGACATGTGCTTCTCATTCCTCGTGTTCTGGACCGCCTGCCTCAGAGGATTGATCCAGAGAGCTTCTTGCTTGCACTGCAAATGGCAGCCGAGGGAGGTAGCCCATACTTCAGGCTTGGTTACAATAGCTTGGGTGCGTTTGCCACCATCAATCACCTCCACTTTCAG GCGTACTACTTGTCAGTGCCTTTCCCTGTTGAGAAGGCAGCTACCCACAAGATCCCACTCTCTGAGGACACGAAGAAGAATGGGGTGACCGTGTCCAAGCTGATAAATTATCCTGTGAGAGGCCTGGTATTTGAGGGAGGGAACACCCTGGACGACCTGGCCACTGTGGTTTCTAATGCTTGCATTTGGCTGCAAGACAACAATGTGCCTTACAATGTGCTCATTTCTGACTGTGGCAAGAGGGTTTTCCTGTTCCCCCAG TGCTACGCAGAGAAGCAGGCTCTGGGTGAAGTGAGCCAGGAGCTGCTGGACACTCAGGTGAACCCAGCTGTGTGGGAGATCAGTGGACACATGGTGCTGAAACGGAGGATGGACTATGAGGAGGCATCTGAAACCTCCGCGTGGAAACTCCTCGCCGAGGTCTCTCTCTCCGAGGAGCGCTTCGAGGAAGTGAAGGCGTACATCTTCAGCGCTGCTGGCCTGGTTCAGTatgatgaggaagaggaggaagcCAGCGACGGTGAGGGCCCTACGGCCTATGTTCCTGTCAAGGTTACCCCTCTGCCCGTCGCTGAAGGGTGCCTCGTCCTCCCGTGA